Proteins co-encoded in one Kutzneria chonburiensis genomic window:
- a CDS encoding cytochrome c biogenesis protein DipZ: MVTLVVVGFLAGVITSLSPCVLPVLPVVLTSGGPQRRKGRPYLVIAGLVLSFALSTLFGSLVLSALGLPQTLLRDAGIAVLVLIGVGLIWPRFGDLLERPFARLSGRPVNPNGNGIVLGLGLGLLFVPCAGPVLATIAVIGANHTFSAGALALTAAFAIGCGVPLLVLAVAGDAITRRLSAIRTRARGFRLVSGVVMLVVAVAIAFNLTDGLQTAVPGYTSALQQSVEGDAQAQGELHKLNGSPDNTSPSTAAPGVNCQPGGQTLKDCGRAPELTGISDWINSKPLTLAGLHGKVVLIDFWTYSCINCLRTLPHVESWYQAYHQAGLEIIGVHTPEFAFEHDVANITAQSKTLGVKYPVAVDNGYGTWNAYSNQYWPAEYLIDAGGTVRHVNFGEGDYSGTEQLIRQLLTSASSTVDLPAETEVADTTPAEQQTPETYLGSQYAPLHASGPIPNGGNNNQLFQFPSAVQPDTFALAGAWRGGPESLTSGPDAQLQLSYQARDVYLVLGGSGTVTVQMDGKTTKTIDVSGVPKLYTLVNNGPYQRSTMTLAFTPGVEAYDFTFG, encoded by the coding sequence TGGTGCTGAGTTTCGCGCTGTCCACGCTGTTCGGCTCGCTGGTGTTGAGCGCGCTCGGGCTGCCCCAGACGCTGCTGCGCGACGCCGGCATCGCCGTGCTCGTGCTGATCGGCGTCGGCCTGATCTGGCCGCGGTTCGGCGATCTGCTGGAACGCCCGTTCGCCCGGCTCAGCGGCCGTCCGGTCAATCCGAACGGCAACGGAATCGTGCTCGGTCTCGGCCTCGGGCTGCTATTCGTGCCGTGTGCCGGGCCGGTGCTGGCGACGATCGCCGTGATCGGCGCGAATCACACGTTCAGTGCCGGCGCGCTGGCCCTGACCGCCGCATTCGCCATCGGCTGCGGTGTGCCGCTGCTCGTTCTCGCGGTGGCCGGTGACGCCATCACCCGGCGCCTGTCGGCCATTCGGACGCGAGCCCGTGGATTTCGCCTCGTCAGCGGCGTCGTGATGCTGGTCGTGGCCGTGGCAATCGCATTCAACCTCACCGACGGATTGCAGACGGCCGTCCCGGGATATACCAGCGCGTTGCAGCAATCGGTCGAGGGCGACGCCCAGGCCCAGGGTGAACTGCACAAGCTCAACGGCAGCCCCGACAACACCTCCCCCTCCACCGCCGCGCCGGGCGTGAACTGCCAGCCCGGCGGCCAGACCCTGAAGGACTGCGGCAGGGCGCCCGAGCTGACCGGCATCAGCGACTGGATCAACTCCAAGCCGCTCACCCTGGCCGGGCTGCACGGCAAGGTGGTGCTGATCGACTTCTGGACGTACAGCTGTATCAACTGCCTGCGCACCCTGCCCCACGTCGAGTCCTGGTACCAGGCCTATCACCAGGCCGGTCTGGAGATCATCGGCGTGCACACCCCGGAGTTCGCCTTCGAGCACGACGTCGCCAACATCACCGCGCAGTCCAAGACGCTCGGCGTGAAGTACCCCGTGGCCGTCGACAACGGTTACGGCACCTGGAACGCCTACAGCAACCAGTACTGGCCGGCCGAGTACCTGATCGACGCCGGCGGCACGGTTCGGCACGTGAACTTCGGCGAGGGCGACTACAGCGGCACCGAGCAGCTCATCCGCCAGCTGCTGACCAGCGCTTCGTCCACTGTGGACCTTCCCGCCGAGACCGAGGTCGCCGACACCACGCCGGCCGAGCAGCAGACCCCCGAGACCTACCTCGGCTCGCAGTACGCCCCGCTGCACGCCAGCGGCCCAATTCCCAATGGTGGCAACAACAATCAGCTGTTCCAGTTCCCTTCGGCCGTGCAGCCGGACACCTTCGCGCTGGCCGGCGCGTGGCGCGGCGGCCCCGAGTCCCTGACCTCCGGCCCCGACGCCCAGCTCCAACTCAGCTACCAGGCCCGGGACGTGTACCTCGTGCTGGGCGGATCCGGCACTGTCACCGTGCAGATGGACGGCAAGACGACCAAGACCATCGACGTGTCCGGTGTGCCGAAGCTGTACACGCTCGTGAACAACGGGCCGTACCAGCGCTCGACAATGACCCTGGCCTTCACACCGGGCGTCGAGGCCTACGACTTCACGTTCGGGTAG
- a CDS encoding SAM-dependent methyltransferase produces the protein MADVGLTSLLVAAARAQEATRPDSLAQDQFARLFVGAAGVSWPAVWSDDLDSRPLWGRLGRYFGLRTRLVDDFVIGTPQTVLLGAGLDTRAFRLRWPADSHVFEVDRPAVLDFKHEVLASVGALPVVRRTPIPVDLRGNWSAALVDAGFRPGLPTTWVAEGVLLTLSPSLVRTVSTLSEPGSRLFHEIVATPAVAGPLYAETLAETGIDLLALFADHVPRDSAALLASLGWSVSVHTCFDFTTRYGAGPLPVPADPLAGNRWVIATA, from the coding sequence ATGGCCGATGTCGGGCTGACTTCCCTGCTGGTCGCCGCCGCCCGGGCGCAGGAGGCCACCCGTCCCGATTCCTTGGCCCAGGACCAGTTCGCCCGCCTTTTCGTCGGGGCGGCGGGCGTTTCATGGCCCGCCGTCTGGTCCGACGACCTCGACTCCCGCCCGCTGTGGGGCCGGCTCGGCCGCTACTTCGGCCTTCGTACCCGCTTGGTCGATGACTTCGTCATCGGCACTCCGCAGACCGTCCTGCTCGGCGCCGGCCTCGACACCCGCGCCTTCCGCCTGCGCTGGCCCGCCGACTCCCACGTCTTCGAGGTCGACCGCCCGGCCGTCCTCGACTTCAAGCACGAGGTGTTGGCCTCCGTCGGGGCCCTCCCCGTCGTCCGGCGCACCCCCATCCCCGTGGACCTCCGCGGCAACTGGTCCGCCGCCCTCGTCGACGCCGGCTTCCGTCCCGGTCTGCCCACCACCTGGGTTGCCGAGGGTGTGCTGCTCACCCTCTCCCCTTCGCTCGTACGCACCGTCAGCACCCTCTCCGAGCCCGGCAGCCGCCTCTTCCACGAGATCGTCGCGACGCCCGCCGTTGCCGGCCCCCTCTACGCCGAGACCTTGGCCGAGACCGGCATCGACCTCCTCGCCCTGTTCGCCGACCACGTCCCCCGCGACTCCGCCGCCTTGCTCGCTTCGCTGGGCTGGTCCGTCTCCGTACACACCTGCTTCGACTTCACCACCCGCTACGGCGCCGGCCCCCTCCCCGTGCCCGCCGACCCCCTCGCCGGCAACCGCTGGGTGATCGCCACGGCGTGA